Proteins from a genomic interval of Chromatiales bacterium:
- a CDS encoding lytic transglycosylase domain-containing protein, which yields MTPWRPTGNRLRNPAAQGLLALVIGSMSLAGTAQAELYIYKEDDGTTWITDRKLHEPGRFDFQGYYGRPTATRSCHGVTPEILEQRARPHASLLRQHARQHGVDDLLIKAIITVESCFDTQAVSRVGAEGLMQLMPGTAAMLGVTDSFNAQQNIAGGVRYFAQMLQRFDDDTQLALAAYNAGPSAVSRYGGIPPYRETQGYVKKVLRYYQQYLEQYAAKASP from the coding sequence ATGACGCCATGGCGCCCAACCGGCAATCGACTTCGAAACCCTGCTGCTCAGGGCCTGCTCGCCCTCGTCATCGGCAGCATGTCACTCGCTGGCACGGCACAGGCCGAGCTCTATATCTACAAGGAAGACGATGGCACCACCTGGATTACAGACCGAAAGTTGCACGAACCCGGGAGGTTCGACTTCCAGGGCTACTATGGGCGTCCGACCGCGACCCGTTCCTGCCATGGCGTGACACCGGAGATACTCGAGCAACGCGCCCGGCCGCATGCCAGCCTGTTGCGGCAGCATGCCCGCCAGCACGGCGTCGACGATCTGCTGATCAAGGCCATCATCACGGTCGAATCCTGTTTCGATACCCAGGCCGTCTCGCGCGTTGGCGCCGAGGGGCTGATGCAGCTGATGCCTGGCACGGCTGCCATGCTGGGGGTCACGGATAGCTTCAATGCACAGCAGAACATCGCCGGCGGGGTACGCTACTTCGCGCAGATGCTGCAGCGCTTCGACGACGACACCCAGCTCGCACTCGCGGCCTACAACGCCGGCCCCAGCGCCGTCAGCCGATATGGCGGCATACCCCCGTATCGCGAAACCCAGGGCTACGTGAAGAAGGTATTGCGCTACTACCAGCAGTACCTGGAGCAATATGCCGCCAAGGCAAGCCCCTGA